The following DNA comes from Lutra lutra chromosome 14, mLutLut1.2, whole genome shotgun sequence.
TGAGAAATTTATGTTTAACTAGCTCTCTGGGGGCTTTACATGCATTAATAGCATGGATAATTTGGGAGGAACCACTGCCCTTTTCATAGCATACTATCAGAGGAATTGGTGATTTTCATTGTACTATTTCTGTGGGACCCTTTTGATTGTCATGACTAACAACTACCCAACTTCTCATCCTTAGAGAATGTGAAAGCTCTCTGGGGCATTCCACAGCCAATTCACCTGACAAAGACTGACAAGGCAAACTTCTAAGGTGCACTATTTATctttaaacaaaatgattttCTCTATGGGACAGATGTTACCATATTCTGTGTTAGGAAGAAAGAATTAAACATTAATTACTAGTTATGGGCCATAGAACCAaaagattcattttaaagataaagctgAGATGATAGAGATTTAGAAAGCTCTCTTATTAAAAGAAGGTAAGACTGAGTGAATCCTAGAAATCCATTGtgaataacataaaaatgttcGTTGAAAAGGCTCTTTGTGAGTTAATGATAGTTGGTACAGTCAATATTCAATACTAAACAATAAGCAATGACAGCAAAGACATTAAAGTTGATATTCAAATAACAgctaacacacatttattatgtgCTACACACTATTTGAAGTACTTTACAGATATTAAGTTGACAATTCTCAAACCCTCTATGAAATGTTTTTTGTTACCATACCTATTTTgtagaagagaaaatgaggcatAGAGAAGATAAGTAACCTATTCAAGTTTACATAGCTGGGAATTTGTAGCCAGGATTTAATCCTGGGTTCAAAAATCCATGCTCTTAATCACTAGACTAAACTGCTTCTTATTAGTTTTTATAAtacttctttcaaagaatcataCCAAAGTTTATACAAACCTAGGAAGCAAGATTGATTAACTGATTGACTGATACTATAACTTCCTTGACTCAATGTCCTAATCAGGCTAATTTTCACTTGACTCACTATCAGATGAAGAGAACACTGTTGCTGAAAACCATCTAGTGGTTAGAGGTCCAagcgaaagagagagatggatttgcatctcagctctgccacttacttgctGCATGAATGTCATCAAGTTACTcgccaagcctcagtttcctcatctttaaaatgaaagttataaAGGGACGTACATCATAATATTGtttaaagataaaacaagattGCTCATTTAAAACACTtaggaagtgctcaataaatattattagtgCAATACATAGCAGCTGCATCAATAAACTGAACCAAATGATCTCTTGATTCTTCCACTCGCACTACAAAtggtttatttctcttctaattaaaaacaaatgacagcAACCAAAACAACAAACCAAGCCATAAGCCATTAGGCCAATTATGTCTTTTGTAGAAAACCAAAAAAGCTATTGGACACATCAATTTATATGTCATTAGTTATCCCCACTATTCCAAAATGTATCATCTATCTTAGCATCCTGAGACACCTTCCATAATATAATCACTGTGACTCCAAGAGGTCAAATGGGCAGGCAGTTAATGCTTCTCTGTGAAAAGCTCAATaagtcattttataaatttcagtcCAAAGCCTACGTTGAGGTTAAGAAAAATTGACATTCGGTCTGTGAACTTAATGTCAAGCTCCAGAAAAAACTCTAGGCAGTACATGTTTAGCGATTAAGTGGACGCAGACAATAAAGACATTGCCAAATTGTAAAACAAGACTTGGAAATTACAGAAAATGTTGCTAGTTATTGATTACGGTGACCATTCAGttcccattgagccacccaaaaGAATCATTCATTttccagcagagagcctgctcatTTGCAAGATAAAAGAGAGACATTTCTGCACATGCCCATAATGTTCTTCACCACTGGGGGCAGCTTTACATAAGACTGCATTCACTGAAACCAAAGCAACAGTCCGAGCAGCTTTCAGAATGACAGTCTGCAGAAGTGAGCTGAGCGTGTGTGCGGTACGGggctctcctgcctcctgggctCCAACGCAGCTTTGTGGCTGAAGTGGGTGCTCACCACCAGAAATGCTGGGCTATGGAATACAGATGTGGCAGCTCAGGTAGCCCCACGTTGCCTGGAGGAATACATCATGCTTTCCGATAAGAAGAAATTGTagaagccagtttttttttttttttttttaacgtccccccccacaacaacaacaaaaaaactgtaaaGATGCAAAAACGTAATATCCATGAAGATCCTATTACCTAGGAAGATTTTTTTGATGTTTTGCTACAAATGCGGTGCTGGAATTTATTTGTTCTTGGAGTGTTCTGCGTGGCTGGCAAAGAATAATGTTCCAAAATCGGTCCATCTCCCAAGGGGTCCAATTTTTCTTCCTGGGTGTCAGCGAGCCCTGACTCACAGTGCAGCTGACAGGGGCTGTCATGCAAGTGGCCCCTTAAGCCAAAGCAAAAGACCTAAGGACGACCTTTGAACAATACAAAGGATGGGtatgttttgtcatttttcttctttccttcttaaaaaaaaaaaaaaaagacaaaaacaaaaacaaaaccctctagTTTGTGTTGTAATTCTgccttaattattttagagattaCCTTTCTGTGCTTAGGACTATAAATTCAATTGCTTAGTGGACACGTTTCCTTGCTtaactatttagaaaaaaaaaaaacctaaagccAATTCTCTTTAAATGTCAAGGAGGTGATATTTGATATTAAATGTTGTTTatctagatttaatttttttaaaaaaagaaaatacatgccTATTTTTGcttggttaaaaataaatgaattcctttttggggggataacttttctaagttgtttttatttccagGTTTCAATGTAATTAGGCTACTGAGCGGATCAGCTGTAGCACTGGTTATAGCCCCCACTGTCTTACTGACAATGCTTTCTTCTGCCGAACGAGGATGCCCTAAGGGCTGTAGGTGTGAAGGCAAAATGGTATATTGTGAATCTCAGAAATTACAGGAGATACCCTCAAGTATATCTGCTGGTTGCTTAGGTTTGTCCCTTCGCTATAACAGCCTTCAAAAACTTAAGTATAATCAATTTAAAGGGCTCAACCAGCTCACCTGGCTGTACCTTGACCATAATCATATCAGCAATATTGATGAGAATGCTTTTAATGGAATACGCAGACTCAAAGAGTTGATTCTGAGTTCCAACAGAATCTCCTATTTTCTCAACAATACCTTCAGACCTGTGACAAATTTACGGAACTTGGATCTGTCCTATAATCAGCTGCATTCTCTGGGATCTGAACAGTTTCGGGGATTGCGGAAGCTGCTGAGTTTACATTTACGGTCTAACTCCCTGAGAACCATCCCCGTGCGAATATTCCAAGACTGCCGCAATCTGGAACTTTTGGACCTGGGATATAACCGGATCCGAAGTTTAGCCAGGAATGTCTTTGCTGGCATGATCAGACTCAAAGAACTTCACCTGGAGCACAATCAATTTTCTAAGCTCAACCTGGCCCTTTTTCCAAGGTTGGTGAGCCTTCAGAACCTTTACTTGCAGTGGAATAAAATCAGTGTCATAGGACAGACCATGTCCTGGACCTGGAGCTCATTACAAAGGCTTGATTTATCAGGCAATGAGATTGAAGCTTTTAGTGGACCTAGTGTTTTCCAGTGTGTCCCAAATCTGCAGCGCCTCAACCTGGATTCCAATAAGCTTACATTTATTGGTCAAGAGATTTTGGATTCTTGGATATCTCTCAATGACATCAGTCTTGCCGGGAATATATGGGAATGCAGCAGAAATATCTGTTCCCTGGTAAACTGGCTGAAAAGTTTTAAAGGTCTGAGGGAGAATACAATTATCTGTGCCAGTCCCAAAGAGCTGCAAGGAGTAAATGTGATCGATGCCGTGAAGAACTACAGCATCTGTGGCAAAAGTACCACGGAGAGGTTTGATCTGGCCAGGGCTCTCCCCAAGCCGACATTTAAGCCTAAGCTCCCCCGGCCGAAGCATGAGAGCaagccccctctgccccccacagtGGGAGCCACGGAGCCCGGCCCAGAGACCGATGCTGACACCGAGCACATCTCTTTCCATAAAATCATCGCAGGGAGTGTGGCCCTTTTCCTGTCCGTGCTCGTCATCCTGCTCGTTATCTACGTGTCATGGAAGCGGTACCCTGCGAGCATGAAGCAGCTACAGCAGCGCTCCCTCATGCGAAggcacaggaaaaagaaaagacagtccCTAAAGCAAATGACTCCCAGCACCCAGGAATTTTATGTAGATTATAAACCCACCAACACGGAGACCAGCGAGATGCTGCTGAATGGGACGGGACCCTGCACCTATAACAAATCAGGCTCCAGGGAGTGTGAGGTATGAACCGTTGTGATAAAAGCGCTCTTAAAAGCTGGGAAATAAGTGGTGCTTTATTGAACTCTGGTGACTATAAAGGGAACGTGGTGCCccctcccattccctctccctctcactttgtaGGCAAGGTCCTTCCCTGTCTGTTTCAGCACATTCATAATACTGGTCATTTTCCTCTCATACATAATCAGCCCATTGAAATTTAAATACCACAATCAATGCAAAGCTCAAACTCTGGTGTAATATAATGCCTATTGTATAAGAGTCTTAACTGATTGCATTAATATCTCTCTTGTTTTAAGATAAAACTCACTTTCCCATAAGTAATCCCCCAACAGCTGCTGTTATTTCTCTTCTGGTAGGACCACATCTATAGTTCTAGAAGGTTTGCTGTTCATTTTGGCAAATCAAGGAAAAAGTGAATGATCCCAGGTACTGGGAGCTCAAACTGATTCTAGGAGAATGCTTGATTACAGAAACATTTAGACACAGAGCCTTAAAACATGGTctagcttaaaaagaaaattgcaggaAATTATCAAAAGATGGTGCTGGGTTAAAGAAGCACCACAGGCAATTTTCCAGAGCTGTTTGAATTACAGGAAAGCGAGACCAGGGAAAAGTGCTGAAGGGTTAAAATGCTGCaaataaacaactgaaaaacATGAGATggtaaaaatacaaagttttagaCTTGAATGCCTTGTCTCTGAAATCCATCCCTGGAAAATCATACTAGAGGTTTCACACTGTCAATTTCTCCTAGCCTTTATTTAgcctaaattaattaattaatttaataaccAAGAAGCAAATTTGAGGAGGCAGGTTTCTCCACTGTTCCTCACCTTAGGGAGTTTTCAGAGATGAGGCTTGCAAATGGGAAGGCAGCTTGCTATTTGCATATGGTTGGGAGCTTACCAGAATTTCTTTCCAGCTCTTTCAAGGACTTTAATCTAGTGAGTGGAATCTTTAGCTCTGTCTGTTCTTCTGTCTGGGATTTGTCTGGTTGTCCTGTTGTGTTCCATTATGTGCCCTGCACACGCTAGTCCCCTAATGACTGACACTTCATTCAGAGGCATAAAGAGAACACATTCCAAGACATGCTTGCCACAAAAGCTTCATTGAAAAGAATGATTTTGATAACACCTTAATAAATGTCTAAAATACatcttagagggaaaaaaagaccaaactaTGGCAGTTGTCCTTTGCTTTTCTACTGCTGACGTTACAGtgtccctatgttcatctgtacTGTGAACCCATCCATCAGTATGATTCTGTACAGACCCTGTTGGCAATCTGCAAGCTGCATGCATGTTTTTATGTCGTAGGTGAAAGTTTATTGACTGCAGCACAAATCAGACCCTCTGTATTTAAGTAACTTTGACCACACTTCattaagattttagaaaaatgtctgtggtCTCTATTGTATCCTCTCTCATCCTCCAAAATGAACAATCCTGTTGCAGGAGCAACAATCGGGAATTGATACACTGAGTCTTTTTCTAATTTGGCTTGCCAAGCCCCACATCTTTAACCACATCCCtgttctttcaaaacaaaatcactgcagcaaaaaagaaaaagtgaatggctattttttttaacgAGCATTTTTATATCGTTTGAAGGCTTTTCATATGCTGAGAGGAAAAATCTAGGCAAGTCCCCATGAAATATAATTGCAAggaagccagatttttttttaaaaaaaatcatacttttatAAGCAATAAACGGAAGGGGACATTTAAAGTGGATTTCTCAAGGTACTTTGATTTTgattaaatcttaaaagagatgcagaaaagcatcATAACTATGATATATTGACCCAAGAATAATTGTtgaatgtatatttattaatGGTAAATAGTCACAGATTCCCAATTGATTAATAATGCAGATACTTCCTTACAGTACTGTGAACTGGATGACTGAGCCTACTGCGATGTTTTTCACTGAagttgtaatttttcatttttcataaaatgtcagtaaatatatattccatctcaaaaagaaaatttctttgatCAGCCTCATTTTTATCTGTACTGAAGATGATTGTATTAATTAAATGCAGTGTTAAAGTGAAAAAGCCCATTTCTATTCTTTGACTTGACCTTCTGCTTCATTTGTCATGGATACCAAATAAACTTAGGCAAGGCATatctatacttttatttttgaattcttacAGTTCTCACTGTTGTGATCCTAGCAGCATATATAAAATAGGTTTGTTGTATTGAAAGTGTTTCTAAAATTCAAAGCCACTCCGTGTGTAAGATTAAATGAATGACCAACATTTTGAAGGCTGGTCATTTTTTAGTGCTTATGAATGTAATAATAGAGCCAAAATAAAATTCCTTAgattataaaagttattttgattCAGGacattacatttttcatttaaccaCCCCCACTTTGGAAATGAAGCTTCTCTATTTCTTAGGATCTTCTGATCACAAACATAGAACTCTTGTAGGTTAGACAATAACTAGTTCACCATCATAAATTTGTCAAAGCCACCTGGTCAGTGCTCTCCTGTTCAAAAGTTGTTGTCTTCACCCCCACACCCACAGCACTTTCTGGACTACATACTGCAAGTCTGTTTTCATTAAGTATTTCCAACTCATAACATATTAAAGAAATATCACTGGTatcccatttttctatttcaaatttacATGAAGTATCTGACTCCCCTCAAACGTGACAACTGTTAAATAAACCACCTGACCTCTTGAACTATACAACACAGATATGTCGATGCAGAATGGATTCAGTCAGTACTTGGGATGCTTtaccagagagagaagaaacgCAGTTTAGTCACTGAACTGcatggggtttttttcccccatttttatgAGCCCCAGTACACATAGTGCTACCGCAGCTCGGCTTTAATAGTCCCAGTGCCACAGTCTTCTAAGCAATACTGACGCAAGATATATTCCTTTTAAATGAGTTTATATTTTCCAAGAATGTTGACATTACATTTTTTCAAAggatttaaaccattttttactTGATTTGGTGAGTCAACTATCTAAGTCGACAGGCAATAAACTGTATTTCTGTGGAGCAGCAGTGACCTCCAGTGGCTGGTTAGACTAACCACAGCGATTCATGCACGTCTTCAGTTTTTCTAATTCTGAATCCTTATGTAAACATGATTTACAACATGTATTTTTCGATCTGTGAATCAGACttggattttatttcattcatctccCTCAGAAATATAGTtatagtgtgatttttttttaagttctattttgCATATGGAGTTATTCAGTAATTAACCCAGAGAGAGGCTATAGAAATGACACTGGGAGCTAGAAATAAGTGTCCATAGATGAAGAGCAAGTGACTATGTAGTAAGAATAGATAAGAAATACGTCAAAGTATTTATACTCATCAATGTTATATCTGCCAGATATTCTCAAGTTTTCATTAAATGGGTTAGTATTTTCCATAGGCAATGTtccaaaatataatataatttcgATTGGGGAAGACAGATTTCAACATTAATATTGAAAGAATTAGCATTGGTTATTTACCAGTCAGTAGGAATGTCTGAGCTATCAGGTGAGGGAAGCCTCCTCCACCCCTCTAGGACCCTGCAGTTTCTTGATCAGGCCAGTGACCTGTGCTTTGCCCCAGTgctctccccaaccctcccccttctcagccGCTGAACACTGGTTCTATTAGGTTCTCTGACAATGATGTTACAGTCTAAGAGGTGATGATTCATGGATAATGAAATTATGCTCTCCTTCTGGGGAAGGATAATGCAGAGTCAGATTCATAGATTTGGCAAGGGATTTTAGGATGTTGTAGGTGCATGAAATATCCTCTCTTCCCTTGACATTTACCAAGAAGCAAacttaaatagtttatttaacaTGTGGATTAGACTAGCATCAGAAACAAGCATCCAGCCATGAAGCCTAAGACAAAATGAGTTTCAGATATGACAAATGAGAATTGagccatgagaaatgaaaaaattcagaaactgtgTTGTTTCTTCTATTCCCTTTTCCCTGGATTCTTATTGGTATCTGGATCTGTAGCAAACCCATGGAGTTTTTTTGGTACTTGTACTCTCTTAACTACCTACATTAAAAATCAGACACACTTAGAAGAAATACGAACAATAATATCAGTAAATGTGAATTATAAATGTAAGAGAAACAGAAGTGATGGAAGTTAAATAGCTTCTATTAAATGACTCttgaaaactaataaaaaaaaatacataggtgAAAGTGAGTTCACCTAATCTGTTTACAGAATAATAGTTTACAGAATTGGACCCAAATTTTGCTTCGTCTCCAAAATCATTG
Coding sequences within:
- the LRRTM3 gene encoding leucine-rich repeat transmembrane neuronal protein 3 yields the protein MGFNVIRLLSGSAVALVIAPTVLLTMLSSAERGCPKGCRCEGKMVYCESQKLQEIPSSISAGCLGLSLRYNSLQKLKYNQFKGLNQLTWLYLDHNHISNIDENAFNGIRRLKELILSSNRISYFLNNTFRPVTNLRNLDLSYNQLHSLGSEQFRGLRKLLSLHLRSNSLRTIPVRIFQDCRNLELLDLGYNRIRSLARNVFAGMIRLKELHLEHNQFSKLNLALFPRLVSLQNLYLQWNKISVIGQTMSWTWSSLQRLDLSGNEIEAFSGPSVFQCVPNLQRLNLDSNKLTFIGQEILDSWISLNDISLAGNIWECSRNICSLVNWLKSFKGLRENTIICASPKELQGVNVIDAVKNYSICGKSTTERFDLARALPKPTFKPKLPRPKHESKPPLPPTVGATEPGPETDADTEHISFHKIIAGSVALFLSVLVILLVIYVSWKRYPASMKQLQQRSLMRRHRKKKRQSLKQMTPSTQEFYVDYKPTNTETSEMLLNGTGPCTYNKSGSRECEIPLSMNVSTFLAYDQPTISYCGVHHELLSHKSFETNAQEDTMESHLETELDLSTITTAGQISDHKQQLT